The following nucleotide sequence is from Gemmatimonadaceae bacterium.
CGCGCATGACACCCGACCGCCGCGGCCAACGCCAGCCCCACGATCATGCCGCGCATTACTGGATCCTCGCGATGGCAATGCGCAGGCTCGACGCGGCGGGCCCGCTTCCGCCCGTGCCGAGGAGCGCGAGCGTCTGTCCCGCCGTGGCGCTGGCCGTGAGTTGGTACATCGCGAACGCGCCGCCGTGAATGCCGGCGTTGTCCACGGCGAACGTCCCCGCCGGCAGCGGCTGCGCCGACAACGGGAAGCTCACCGGAAAGTTCGTGGGGAAGTCCACCGACATTCCGGAGTACACGTCGCGCGTGTTCCAGGTGGGGAATTGCACGTCGGCGTTGGACGCGAACGCGCTCTGCCCGTCCAGATACAACGACAGCACCCAGTGCCCGAGCATCTGATCCACCGACTGCCCTGTGAGCGCCGCGATGCTCGCCGTGCCGGTGGTGGCGGTGGCCTGCGTGATCCCGCGCAGGAACGCCGCGTCGGACGCGGCATACCGGTCGTCCGCCCAGCGCGAGAACGACCACGCGAGCGAGTAGAAGTTGAAGTCGTTGTCGGCCACGCGGCCGAACAGCGACGACGCGCCCGGCGCCTGCAGCACCGCATACAGCGTCATGTAGTGCTTGTAGATGCCGTACGGCGCGCCGGTACACTGCGGGAAGGTGGGGCGCACGTCGCAGTACATCGTGGCCGCATAGCCGGCGTCGCCCTTCCACGCCACGTGGTAGATGTTGTTGCGCAGCCACACCTCCTCGGCCTCACGCGCCATCCCCTCCTCCAGCCACGACTCCTCGTAGCTGGTGGCGCCATCGGTGAGCCGGGCCCCGAACGACGCGATGTGCTTGACCTCGTGCACCACGGTCGTCCGGATGGTGCGCAGCCACGAATCGGCGGTGTTGCCCGTGAATCCCGTGCCGGCCACGGTCGGCACCACGGCATAGAAGAACTCGCCGAAGTTGCTCGACGGATTGTTCACGGAGTCGCGCGCGAACAGATCGCACGAGATCACGAACCCGGCCAGCCCCGTGGGCACCGCCGGCGTGAACACCATGTCCAGATGCTGGTCGGCATCGGTGTACTGGTCGGTGATCAGCGGATCGCCGAAGTACGCGGAGTCGCTCCGGTACATCGTGGCGTCGAATTCCTGGCCCAGGCGCGTGAAGTAGGAGTCCATCGTCCCCGCCAGCGGCGCCGCCACGTCCTCCCACATGATGCTCTTGGTTCCCACGTACACCACCCGCGCCGTGATCTCCTTGTACGACGCGCAGGTGCTGGTGGAGTTCAGGGTCGTGGTGAATTGGTTCACGCGGAAGACCCGCGTGGCCCCCACCACCGGCACGGTGGCCAACGCCGGCTGCCCCGCCGCGGCCCGCGCCGCGCGCGCCCCCACGCGAGCGTGCCCCCGCAGCATCGCGTACGCGGCCCGGCTGGCCTCGAGTACGCGATAGTGCATCGCCGCGCTCTCGGA
It contains:
- a CDS encoding Ig-like domain-containing protein, with amino-acid sequence MTRLWRRPLAGLFAALLAASCSGGGGSTDGNGMVTPPPTPVLTTVSVTLSAAAVFVGSTTTASAAGADQNGASIATGTVTWSVGTPSVASVTSGGLVTGLAAGTTTIIATAGGRQGQATLTVNPVPVARVSVSPASATLVAGATQQLTAATLDASGNALSGRVVTWTSSDATRATVSAAGLVTAVAAGTTTITATSEAQSGTAAITVTAAAPGSAPTIASIGPAVMTPGAAVTIAGTGFSAAAAADSVTIDGVSAAVTAASTVQLTVTVPSTLPCTPTHAATVRVTVGGQSGAGTQTLRAGTPETLAVGGSLVITAASELACLELPASNGSYVVSVFNDLQTPTSTAAFRLAGAANAAGADRAAPVMIRQRMLAPAAARALPADAAGPSESAAMHYRVLEASRAAYAMLRGHARVGARAARAAAGQPALATVPVVGATRVFRVNQFTTTLNSTSTCASYKEITARVVYVGTKSIMWEDVAAPLAGTMDSYFTRLGQEFDATMYRSDSAYFGDPLITDQYTDADQHLDMVFTPAVPTGLAGFVISCDLFARDSVNNPSSNFGEFFYAVVPTVAGTGFTGNTADSWLRTIRTTVVHEVKHIASFGARLTDGATSYEESWLEEGMAREAEEVWLRNNIYHVAWKGDAGYAATMYCDVRPTFPQCTGAPYGIYKHYMTLYAVLQAPGASSLFGRVADNDFNFYSLAWSFSRWADDRYAASDAAFLRGITQATATTGTASIAALTGQSVDQMLGHWVLSLYLDGQSAFASNADVQFPTWNTRDVYSGMSVDFPTNFPVSFPLSAQPLPAGTFAVDNAGIHGGAFAMYQLTASATAGQTLALLGTGGSGPAASSLRIAIARIQ